The following are from one region of the Geoalkalibacter subterraneus genome:
- a CDS encoding 2-oxoacid:acceptor oxidoreductase family protein: MNQDVFIAGFGGQGVLMLGNLMAYAAILEGRNVSYFPAYGVEKRGGAATCTVVISDEEVGSPVVGRPQGAILLNPLSAEKYLERVRPGGFCLVNSSLVEDVPAVDQVEIIQIPMNDVAMELGDARLVNMVAAGAYLEKTGVACLESLEQALRDILPERNHRLIPLNVKAMQRGAEHVRRAAAS, translated from the coding sequence ATGAATCAGGATGTTTTTATAGCTGGATTCGGGGGGCAGGGGGTTCTCATGCTGGGCAACCTCATGGCCTATGCCGCGATTCTCGAAGGGCGCAACGTGTCGTATTTCCCCGCCTACGGGGTGGAAAAACGCGGAGGAGCCGCCACCTGCACGGTCGTGATCAGTGACGAGGAAGTAGGATCCCCGGTTGTCGGACGACCTCAGGGTGCAATTCTGCTTAACCCGCTTTCTGCAGAGAAATACCTGGAGCGGGTGCGTCCGGGCGGATTCTGCCTGGTCAATTCCTCCCTGGTGGAGGACGTCCCTGCGGTCGACCAGGTCGAGATCATCCAGATCCCCATGAACGATGTTGCGATGGAGCTTGGCGACGCACGGCTGGTCAACATGGTCGCTGCAGGCGCTTACCTGGAAAAAACCGGCGTCGCCTGCCTTGAATCACTGGAGCAGGCGCTGCGTGATATACTACCGGAGCGTAATCACCGTTTGATCCCCCTCAATGTCAAAGCCATGCAGCGGGGTGCCGAGCATGTCCGCCGGGCAGCAGCGAGCTAA
- a CDS encoding DNA polymerase III subunit chi, giving the protein MGKPSIEFIKLKRPEKALHLCELAAEFHEHGQRVLLTVHDDNQGVTLDRFLWTWRKGAFVPHCFDNGAVDCSDEPVVIVTEERNSNGARILIMGKPCSVGFLRQFDQVIDFAETYEDDLLQASRRRFAQYREAGFDPRMR; this is encoded by the coding sequence ATGGGAAAACCCTCAATTGAATTCATCAAATTGAAGCGACCTGAAAAGGCGCTTCATCTGTGTGAGCTTGCGGCCGAGTTCCATGAACATGGGCAGCGGGTGCTGCTGACCGTCCATGACGACAACCAGGGTGTGACGCTGGACCGTTTTCTGTGGACCTGGCGCAAGGGCGCTTTTGTGCCTCACTGTTTCGATAACGGCGCGGTCGACTGCTCCGATGAGCCGGTGGTGATCGTCACCGAGGAGCGAAACAGCAACGGTGCGCGTATCCTGATTATGGGCAAACCCTGTTCGGTGGGATTTCTCCGTCAGTTCGACCAGGTGATCGACTTTGCCGAGACCTACGAAGATGATCTTCTGCAGGCTTCGCGGCGTCGATTCGCCCAATACCGGGAGGCAGGTTTTGATCCGCGCATGCGCTGA
- a CDS encoding RsmE family RNA methyltransferase, which produces MIRACAEGKEASSRIVVDAELVLQKPFTVGPAARAALGRWQPRIAEAFTVTDRGGREFRARVEELTDDSAVLLPFESLPRPSESPVGITLYQALPQRERFELILQKGTELGVQRFVPYVSQHSIDQADYDAKQKKSHRWPHVLLKAAKQCRRAVIPELGETRSLDAAMYEARQADLRLFFYEGESCWSLRDAIGSEKPCRVALFVGPEGGFAPEEVDDFRTLGFLPVSLGPRILRTETAAIAGTAIIQHVVGDID; this is translated from the coding sequence TTGATCCGCGCATGCGCTGAAGGAAAAGAGGCGAGCAGCCGCATCGTCGTTGATGCAGAGCTGGTTCTGCAGAAGCCCTTTACGGTTGGCCCGGCTGCACGCGCTGCTTTGGGCCGTTGGCAGCCCCGGATTGCTGAAGCCTTTACCGTCACCGATCGTGGCGGACGTGAATTCCGCGCGCGGGTGGAGGAGTTGACCGACGATTCAGCCGTGCTGCTGCCGTTCGAATCTCTCCCGCGGCCGTCCGAGAGTCCGGTGGGGATCACCCTGTATCAGGCCCTGCCGCAGCGCGAACGTTTTGAACTGATCCTGCAGAAGGGCACCGAACTTGGCGTGCAGCGTTTCGTGCCCTATGTTTCGCAACATTCCATCGACCAGGCCGACTATGACGCCAAGCAGAAAAAATCCCATCGCTGGCCTCATGTTCTGCTTAAGGCGGCTAAACAGTGTCGCCGGGCCGTTATTCCCGAGTTGGGTGAAACCCGTTCCCTGGATGCGGCCATGTATGAAGCGCGCCAGGCTGACCTGCGACTGTTTTTTTACGAGGGCGAGTCCTGCTGGTCGTTGCGTGATGCCATTGGCAGCGAAAAACCTTGCCGGGTGGCACTCTTCGTCGGCCCGGAAGGCGGTTTTGCCCCGGAGGAGGTGGATGATTTTCGTACTCTCGGTTTTCTGCCTGTCTCTCTCGGACCGCGCATTCTCCGAACGGAAACTGCTGCCATTGCCGGCACAGCGATCATTCAGCACGTCGTCGGTGACATCGACTGA
- a CDS encoding RNA methyltransferase codes for MIFQFDNISIVLVEPQGSRNIGSVCRAMANFGFSDLRLVNPQVDHCAHEARQMAVKAGSLLEQARVFGSLEEALADCSLALGTTRRFGKYREAFLHPDQAAEYYLPRAPHGRVALVFGREDRGLLTSELDLCQRFITIPTSDDLPSMNLAQAVAVCLYDASRVAHRLSQNGEKATGRKSLSSSRVLESMYGHMRRTLLDIDYLNPDNPDHILRAFRRIFGRAGLNDREVRILRGLWSRIDYIEGQRRILARQNKEKED; via the coding sequence ATGATCTTTCAATTTGATAATATCTCTATTGTGCTTGTGGAACCCCAGGGCAGCCGCAACATTGGGTCGGTGTGCCGGGCCATGGCCAATTTCGGATTCAGTGACCTGAGGCTGGTCAACCCCCAGGTTGATCATTGCGCCCATGAGGCGCGGCAGATGGCGGTCAAGGCCGGCAGTCTTCTTGAGCAGGCGCGGGTGTTCGGCTCCCTGGAAGAGGCGCTGGCTGATTGTTCGCTGGCGCTGGGGACAACGCGCCGGTTCGGCAAATACCGCGAAGCGTTTCTGCACCCCGATCAGGCGGCGGAGTATTACCTGCCGCGCGCGCCCCATGGCCGCGTCGCCCTGGTTTTCGGACGGGAGGACCGTGGATTGCTGACCAGCGAGCTCGACCTGTGCCAGCGCTTTATTACGATCCCGACCAGCGACGACCTGCCTTCGATGAATCTGGCGCAGGCGGTTGCGGTCTGTCTTTACGACGCATCTCGGGTTGCGCACCGCCTGTCCCAGAACGGTGAAAAAGCGACCGGACGCAAGAGCCTCAGTTCCTCGCGCGTGCTCGAATCCATGTACGGTCACATGCGCCGCACCCTGCTCGATATCGACTATCTCAACCCTGATAACCCCGATCATATTCTGCGGGCCTTTCGTCGCATCTTCGGGCGTGCCGGCCTCAATGATCGCGAGGTCCGCATTCTGCGCGGCCTCTGGAGCAGGATCGACTACATTGAAGGGCAGAGACGTATTTTGGCCCGGCAGAATAAAGAAAAGGAGGACTGA
- the rlmD gene encoding 23S rRNA (uracil(1939)-C(5))-methyltransferase RlmD: MSAPSEIYIDALAYGGAGVGRLDGKAVFVPGVVPGDWVLFRPRREKKRYIEGELVFIASAAPNRIDACCAVFGKCGGCHWQCLPYAEQLRWKKNLLQDFLVRQAGADPNAELAMRAAPNPWHYRSRIQIKCRRTPRGFVMGFYRANTHFVVDIEECPIAAEALNGLLPQLRGCLADCRHSDQVPQIDLAIDDEGARAIVVHFIGSDPQPVVDAVLPICKAESVALFLQQGRKETLRHIHGDPALHIHPLREGELKLAYPVGGFAQVNLDQNRQLVAELLDCLGNVQGLRILDLFCGMGNLSLPLVAAGAEVTGVEDFAPAIDWARSNAAAHGLNARFVHAPAERILASQPDISWDVVVLDPPRRGAYDVARELVRRAPERIVYVSCDPSTLARDLKPLLHNGYRLEHAVGLDLFPQTFHIESLVLLKRV; this comes from the coding sequence TTGAGCGCGCCCTCCGAAATTTATATAGACGCTCTGGCGTACGGCGGTGCCGGTGTGGGGCGACTGGACGGCAAAGCGGTGTTCGTTCCGGGAGTTGTGCCGGGAGACTGGGTGTTGTTCCGCCCCCGGCGCGAGAAGAAGCGTTACATCGAAGGGGAGCTGGTCTTCATAGCCTCTGCGGCACCGAACCGCATCGACGCGTGCTGCGCCGTTTTCGGCAAGTGCGGCGGCTGCCATTGGCAGTGCCTGCCCTACGCTGAACAACTGCGGTGGAAAAAGAACCTGCTGCAGGATTTTCTCGTTCGGCAGGCCGGTGCGGACCCCAATGCAGAGCTGGCCATGCGGGCCGCTCCCAACCCCTGGCATTACCGCAGCCGCATTCAGATCAAATGCCGCCGCACGCCCCGCGGATTTGTCATGGGGTTTTATCGGGCGAACACTCATTTTGTGGTCGATATAGAAGAATGCCCCATTGCAGCCGAAGCTCTGAATGGCCTTCTTCCTCAGCTTCGTGGCTGCCTTGCAGACTGTCGGCACTCCGACCAGGTCCCCCAGATCGATCTGGCAATCGATGATGAAGGCGCGCGCGCCATCGTCGTTCATTTTATCGGTTCTGACCCGCAACCCGTAGTTGATGCTGTGCTTCCAATTTGCAAAGCAGAGTCCGTGGCCTTGTTTCTCCAGCAGGGGCGCAAGGAAACGTTGCGCCATATCCACGGTGACCCGGCGCTGCACATCCATCCGTTGAGAGAAGGCGAGCTGAAGCTGGCTTATCCCGTTGGCGGCTTCGCGCAGGTCAACCTGGATCAGAACCGGCAATTGGTAGCTGAACTGCTGGACTGCCTTGGCAATGTGCAGGGGCTGCGGATTCTTGATCTTTTCTGCGGCATGGGCAACCTGTCCCTGCCTCTGGTCGCCGCCGGCGCGGAAGTCACCGGTGTGGAGGATTTCGCCCCGGCAATCGACTGGGCCCGGTCCAACGCTGCTGCCCATGGTCTCAATGCGCGTTTTGTTCACGCTCCTGCCGAGCGGATTCTTGCCTCGCAGCCCGATATCTCCTGGGATGTCGTTGTGCTGGATCCTCCCCGCCGGGGCGCCTACGATGTGGCGCGGGAACTGGTGCGGCGCGCTCCCGAGCGCATTGTGTACGTATCCTGTGACCCCTCTACGCTGGCCCGGGATCTCAAGCCGCTGCTTCATAACGGTTACCGGCTTGAGCATGCTGTTGGTCTGGACCTTTTCCCGCAGACCTTTCACATCGAAAGTCTGGTCCTTCTCAAGCGCGTGTGA
- the rimP gene encoding ribosome maturation factor RimP, whose amino-acid sequence MSEGSVLEKVQAVAKPVLDDLGFELVDVEFKREGQGWVLRFFIDKPGGVTLDDCALFSREVSMLLDVEDFIHRAYHLEVSSPGIDRPLKTREDYQRFCGERIKVKTFEKMDPDGRGNARKTFTGDLIGLEDDRILIQQTDKKGGVVSIALEAVAKAHLDPEFDF is encoded by the coding sequence TTGAGCGAAGGGTCCGTGCTGGAAAAAGTTCAAGCGGTCGCGAAGCCCGTTCTCGACGATCTCGGCTTCGAGCTGGTCGATGTGGAATTCAAGCGCGAAGGCCAGGGATGGGTTCTGCGCTTTTTTATCGATAAGCCCGGCGGCGTGACTCTCGATGACTGCGCCCTTTTCAGCCGCGAAGTCAGTATGCTTCTCGATGTTGAGGACTTCATCCACAGGGCCTACCACCTGGAGGTTTCGTCTCCCGGGATCGATCGGCCGCTCAAAACCCGTGAGGATTATCAGCGCTTTTGCGGAGAGCGCATAAAAGTCAAGACCTTTGAGAAGATGGATCCGGATGGTCGGGGGAACGCCCGCAAGACGTTCACTGGAGACCTCATCGGTCTTGAAGATGACCGGATTCTGATTCAGCAGACGGATAAGAAAGGTGGGGTGGTTTCCATTGCTCTGGAGGCCGTCGCCAAAGCTCATCTCGATCCGGAATTCGATTTCTGA
- the nusA gene encoding transcription termination factor NusA, with protein MTNLNHIIDQVVKDKGIDRAILVEALESAVLSAANKKYRNTRDLEAHFNEEVGEVELFEFVTVVEEVQDSYKEIDLEEAREIDPDVEVGDSLGMKLESDGFSRIAAQTAKQVIIQKVREAEREWIYNEFKDRQGELVNGIVRRYERGDLIVDLGRAEALLPHREQVPRETYRQGDRVRAYIADVKLSPKGPQIILSRTHPGMVIELFKVEVPEISEGLVEIKACAREPGSRAKIAVVSHDHDVDPVGACVGMRGSRVQNVVSELRGEKIDIIPWTPDIGRFACSAIAPAEVARVYVDSEAKELEIIVPDDQLSLAIGKKGQNVRLAARLIGWKIDIKSETRAAEAAEAAELQELDPAEAEMEAESEFTVDARPETDAPQAEEGEFAASEQDEEVSEEAPVVEGEQPPETDDEPQEDAEKP; from the coding sequence TTGACCAATCTCAACCACATCATCGATCAGGTCGTTAAGGACAAAGGGATTGACCGCGCCATTCTGGTGGAGGCGCTTGAGTCGGCCGTTTTGTCCGCCGCGAACAAGAAGTACCGCAACACCCGGGATCTTGAAGCGCACTTCAATGAAGAAGTCGGTGAGGTCGAATTGTTCGAGTTTGTCACCGTGGTCGAAGAGGTTCAGGATTCCTACAAAGAGATCGACCTGGAGGAAGCCCGCGAAATCGATCCGGACGTTGAGGTCGGTGACTCTCTGGGGATGAAGCTTGAATCCGACGGGTTCAGCCGTATTGCCGCTCAGACTGCCAAGCAGGTGATCATCCAGAAGGTCCGCGAAGCCGAACGCGAGTGGATCTACAACGAGTTCAAGGATCGTCAGGGTGAGCTGGTCAATGGTATCGTGCGACGCTATGAGCGCGGCGACCTGATCGTCGACCTCGGCCGCGCCGAAGCCCTGCTGCCCCATCGCGAGCAGGTGCCCCGCGAAACCTATCGTCAGGGAGACCGGGTACGGGCCTACATCGCCGATGTGAAGCTCTCGCCCAAAGGGCCGCAGATCATTCTGTCGCGCACCCATCCTGGAATGGTGATAGAATTGTTCAAGGTCGAGGTGCCCGAAATCAGCGAAGGGCTGGTGGAGATCAAAGCCTGCGCCCGTGAACCCGGAAGTCGCGCGAAGATTGCCGTGGTCAGTCACGATCATGATGTCGATCCGGTCGGTGCCTGTGTCGGGATGCGCGGTTCGCGCGTGCAGAATGTTGTGTCTGAACTGCGCGGCGAGAAAATTGACATCATCCCCTGGACTCCCGACATCGGCCGCTTTGCCTGTTCCGCCATTGCCCCGGCCGAAGTGGCCCGGGTTTATGTGGACAGCGAGGCTAAAGAACTCGAGATTATCGTGCCGGACGACCAGCTTTCGCTGGCAATCGGCAAAAAGGGCCAGAATGTGCGCCTTGCCGCTCGTCTGATCGGCTGGAAGATCGACATCAAGAGTGAAACGCGTGCCGCAGAGGCTGCAGAGGCCGCCGAATTGCAGGAACTCGATCCGGCCGAAGCTGAGATGGAAGCTGAGTCCGAGTTTACTGTGGATGCTCGACCCGAAACGGATGCGCCGCAGGCCGAAGAGGGGGAGTTTGCTGCTTCCGAGCAGGACGAAGAGGTCTCGGAAGAGGCCCCTGTCGTTGAGGGTGAACAACCGCCTGAAACTGATGACGAGCCGCAAGAGGACGCGGAAAAGCCCTGA
- a CDS encoding DUF448 domain-containing protein — translation MASAHQPLRTCLGCRGQKDKGVLVRYVMGPDGTIHVDLRNKLPGRGAYTCVERDCLLQAVRRGGFQRTFRGRCLPPDAEELLGELTRQLAVRVDNLIGMLRKAGQIVGGGNGVMAALDKGEPLQMVVAATDVSTGILEKIRRKATARDIPVFQWGSKAELGRLTGREQRSVLGIRSCALAKALDDGLKRYEQFVGEI, via the coding sequence ATGGCCTCAGCGCACCAGCCGCTTCGAACCTGCCTCGGCTGTCGTGGGCAGAAAGACAAAGGCGTCCTTGTACGCTATGTGATGGGCCCCGATGGTACTATTCATGTTGATTTGCGGAATAAGCTTCCAGGTCGGGGCGCATATACCTGCGTAGAGCGAGACTGTCTTTTGCAGGCTGTACGACGCGGTGGTTTCCAGCGCACCTTTCGCGGACGCTGCCTTCCGCCTGATGCCGAAGAGCTGCTGGGGGAGTTGACCCGGCAGCTTGCCGTCAGGGTGGATAATCTTATTGGTATGCTGCGCAAGGCCGGTCAGATTGTCGGCGGCGGAAACGGCGTGATGGCCGCGTTGGACAAAGGGGAGCCTCTGCAGATGGTTGTAGCTGCTACCGATGTTTCGACGGGTATTCTTGAAAAAATAAGGCGTAAGGCGACGGCGCGTGACATTCCCGTTTTTCAATGGGGATCCAAGGCCGAACTCGGCCGACTGACCGGCCGCGAGCAACGCAGCGTGTTGGGAATCAGGTCCTGCGCCTTGGCCAAGGCCCTGGATGATGGGCTAAAGCGATACGAGCAATTCGTAGGGGAGATTTAA